A genomic window from Nocardioides rotundus includes:
- a CDS encoding 1,4-dihydroxy-2-naphthoate polyprenyltransferase, whose translation MTSPADWLAGARPRTLPAAVAPVLAGTAVAAYADRAVWWKALLALVVSLALQVGVNYANDYSDGIRGTDDDRVGPMRLVGSGAASPAAVKAAAFVSFGVAGLAGLVLAATTAWWMVAVGVVCILAAWFYTGGKRPYGYLGLGEVMVFVFFGLVAVTGTAYVQAERWQWPALYAAVGIGALACAILVANNLRDIPSDTVAGKRTLAVRLGAERTRGLYALLVLAAAAAVVAVAAATTWWALLGLGFLVVAGRAVRVVLGGATGPALIPVLQQTGVAQLVWALLVALGLLVHGA comes from the coding sequence GTGACCTCCCCCGCTGACTGGCTCGCCGGCGCCCGCCCGCGCACCCTTCCGGCCGCCGTCGCACCCGTGCTCGCGGGCACCGCGGTCGCGGCGTACGCCGATCGCGCGGTCTGGTGGAAGGCGCTGCTCGCGCTGGTGGTGAGCCTGGCCCTGCAGGTCGGCGTGAACTACGCCAACGACTACTCCGACGGGATCCGCGGCACCGACGACGACCGGGTCGGGCCGATGCGCCTGGTCGGCTCGGGCGCGGCCAGCCCGGCGGCCGTCAAGGCGGCGGCCTTCGTCTCCTTCGGCGTCGCGGGCCTGGCCGGGCTGGTGCTGGCGGCCACCACCGCCTGGTGGATGGTCGCCGTGGGTGTGGTGTGCATCCTGGCGGCCTGGTTCTACACCGGCGGGAAGCGGCCCTACGGCTACCTCGGCCTGGGCGAGGTGATGGTGTTCGTCTTCTTCGGGCTGGTCGCGGTGACGGGGACGGCCTACGTCCAGGCGGAGCGCTGGCAGTGGCCGGCGCTCTACGCCGCCGTCGGGATCGGCGCACTGGCCTGCGCCATCCTGGTCGCCAACAACCTGCGCGACATCCCCAGCGACACCGTCGCCGGCAAGCGCACCCTGGCGGTGCGGCTCGGGGCCGAGCGGACCCGCGGGCTCTATGCGCTGCTCGTGCTCGCCGCAGCCGCCGCGGTCGTCGCCGTCGCGGCCGCCACCACGTGGTGGGCGCTGCTCGGACTGGGCTTCCTGGTCGTCGCGGGCCGCGCCGTCCGGGTCGTGCTCGGCGGCGCCACCGGCCCCGCGCTCATCCCGGTCCTCCAGCAGACCGGCGTCGCGCAGCTCGTCTGGGCGCTCCTCGTCGCGCTCGGGCTGCTCGTGCACGGGGCGTAG
- a CDS encoding DUF4229 domain-containing protein: MKEFWTYTALRLLLLLGTFIVVLLVWSLFTEGEVPLFWSVLVAFVLSGALSLVLLNRPRKEFAQRVESRAARASKRLEDIRAREDAD, translated from the coding sequence GTGAAGGAGTTCTGGACCTATACCGCGCTGCGGCTGCTGTTGCTCCTCGGCACGTTCATCGTCGTCCTGCTGGTGTGGTCGCTCTTCACCGAGGGCGAGGTGCCGCTGTTCTGGTCGGTGCTCGTCGCCTTCGTGCTCTCCGGCGCCCTCTCCTTGGTGCTGCTGAACCGTCCGCGCAAGGAGTTCGCCCAGCGGGTCGAGAGCCGCGCCGCGCGCGCCTCGAAGCGGCTGGAGGACATCCGCGCCCGCGAGGACGCGGACTGA
- the ccsB gene encoding c-type cytochrome biogenesis protein CcsB codes for MSDLAWEALSDQAIAAAGVLYFVALLAYLVEWAALRSVEREPAAAAATSTATTSSSTGADAARGDVLVAEGPASDALDASDTSADRSRTAELGARLGLVLLAMAAVVHLVGLVARGLAADPNRVPWGNMYEFTASGTFFVTVIFLVLYRRYSLRWLGPIVAGFVLSVLMVAVLWLRAPVSPLREALNSEWLVIHVVAAVIATGAFTVAGMASVLFLVKDRQERRGKPMTGYLARVPSKEKLDLLSYRVHAFAFPVWTFAVLIAGPIWAYEAWASYWNWDPKEVWAFITWVLYAAYLHARATAGWKGRSAAWLALIGMATLWFNFIGINYFSSTSQHSYAAPAVVEAPVAPGGSPGA; via the coding sequence ATGAGTGACCTGGCATGGGAAGCCCTGAGCGACCAGGCGATCGCGGCCGCAGGGGTGCTCTACTTCGTGGCGCTGCTCGCCTATCTCGTGGAGTGGGCGGCGCTGCGGTCGGTCGAGCGGGAGCCCGCGGCCGCGGCCGCGACGTCCACCGCGACGACGTCCTCCTCGACCGGTGCTGACGCGGCGCGGGGCGACGTACTCGTGGCCGAGGGACCGGCCTCCGACGCCCTCGACGCCTCTGACACTTCTGCGGACCGCTCGCGGACGGCGGAGCTCGGCGCGCGTCTCGGGCTGGTCCTGCTGGCGATGGCGGCCGTGGTCCACCTGGTCGGCCTGGTCGCGCGCGGGCTGGCCGCGGACCCGAACCGGGTGCCGTGGGGCAACATGTACGAGTTCACCGCCTCGGGCACCTTCTTCGTCACCGTGATCTTCCTGGTGCTCTACCGCCGCTACTCGCTGCGCTGGCTGGGCCCGATCGTCGCGGGCTTCGTGCTCTCGGTGCTGATGGTCGCGGTGCTGTGGCTGCGGGCGCCGGTCTCGCCGCTGCGGGAGGCGCTGAACTCGGAGTGGCTGGTGATCCACGTGGTCGCGGCCGTCATCGCCACCGGCGCCTTCACCGTGGCGGGCATGGCGTCGGTGCTCTTCCTGGTCAAGGACCGCCAGGAGCGGCGCGGCAAGCCGATGACCGGCTACCTCGCCCGCGTCCCGTCGAAGGAGAAGCTGGACCTGCTGTCCTACCGGGTGCACGCCTTCGCGTTCCCGGTGTGGACCTTCGCGGTGCTCATCGCGGGTCCGATCTGGGCCTACGAGGCGTGGGCGTCGTACTGGAACTGGGACCCCAAGGAGGTCTGGGCGTTCATCACCTGGGTGCTCTACGCGGCCTACCTGCACGCCCGCGCGACCGCGGGGTGGAAGGGCCGCAGCGCGGCCTGGCTGGCGCTGATCGGCATGGCGACCCTGTGGTTCAACTTCATCGGGATCAACTACTTCTCCTCGACCTCGCAGCACTCCTACGCCGCGCCGGCGGTCGTGGAGGCCCCGGTCGCGCCGGGCGGCTCGCCGGGGGCCTGA